One stretch of Bacteroidales bacterium DNA includes these proteins:
- a CDS encoding 2-hydroxyacyl-CoA dehydratase family protein, with protein sequence MSEKVIQDKSELVRLRSANDLRTTMDGYFARLKEAAETGSRKIAWCTSVGPAELLYSMGFEVYFPENHGAMLGAGKNADKYIPTAVAHGYSPDICSYLTSDIGAFLQNETPLQKSGFSSVPRPDILVFNTNQCREVEDWFSFYSRHFNVPIVGIHTPLCIHDLSPEIIKSVSDQYHRIIPEIEKVAGRKFDMDSFRETVGLSHDGCVLWKQVLQKAKHLPSPINFFDAAIHMGPIVIMRGTKYAVDYYKILLAELEERIENNISAVPVERFRIYWEGMPIWYKLSNMAKLFAKLDTCLVASTYCNSWVFDDLDPANPFESSALAYSKLFIVRSDSVKENVLEQLLKEFTVHGIIYHESKTCARNSNNRYGLQNRLSKKTGIPYLEINGDLNDPRCYSEEQSIIAIETFIDQLAGMVKQA encoded by the coding sequence ATGAGTGAAAAAGTAATCCAGGACAAGAGCGAACTCGTAAGATTGCGGTCGGCGAATGATCTTCGCACGACAATGGACGGGTATTTTGCAAGACTGAAAGAAGCTGCTGAAACCGGGAGCCGGAAGATCGCCTGGTGCACGAGCGTCGGGCCGGCCGAACTGCTGTATTCAATGGGGTTCGAGGTCTATTTTCCCGAAAATCACGGCGCCATGCTGGGCGCCGGCAAGAATGCCGACAAGTATATCCCTACGGCAGTCGCCCACGGTTATTCACCCGATATCTGTTCTTACCTTACCAGCGATATCGGCGCTTTCCTGCAAAATGAAACACCGCTCCAGAAGAGCGGCTTCAGTTCGGTTCCCCGGCCCGATATCCTTGTTTTTAATACAAATCAGTGCCGTGAGGTGGAAGACTGGTTCAGCTTTTACTCCAGGCATTTTAATGTCCCCATCGTTGGAATTCATACCCCTTTATGCATCCACGACCTGAGCCCGGAGATCATTAAAAGCGTTTCAGACCAGTACCATCGGATTATTCCTGAAATAGAAAAAGTGGCAGGGAGAAAATTCGACATGGACAGCTTCAGGGAAACCGTCGGTTTATCCCATGATGGCTGCGTACTTTGGAAACAGGTGCTGCAAAAAGCAAAGCACCTGCCGTCGCCCATCAATTTCTTTGACGCTGCCATCCATATGGGGCCTATCGTTATCATGCGGGGCACAAAATATGCTGTCGATTATTACAAAATCCTCCTGGCGGAACTGGAAGAGAGGATTGAAAACAATATCAGCGCAGTTCCAGTAGAACGATTCAGGATATACTGGGAGGGTATGCCGATTTGGTACAAGCTGAGTAATATGGCCAAATTATTTGCTAAGCTCGACACTTGCCTTGTCGCTTCAACCTATTGTAACAGTTGGGTATTTGATGATCTCGACCCTGCTAACCCGTTTGAATCCTCCGCCCTGGCCTACAGCAAACTCTTTATTGTCCGGTCGGATTCGGTAAAAGAAAATGTCCTGGAACAATTGCTAAAGGAATTCACTGTTCATGGGATCATCTACCATGAATCCAAGACCTGCGCACGGAATTCCAATAATCGTTACGGGCTGCAAAACCGCCTGTCCAAAAAGACCGGCATCCCGTACCTTGAGATCAACGGCGACCTCAACGATCCGCGCTGCTACTCCGAGGAACAAAGTATCATTGCCATCGAAACATTTATCGATCAATTAGCAGGAATGGTAAAACAGGCGTAA